Part of the Leptospira ellinghausenii genome, GGAAAACAAATGAAAACGAATCCTTTAATAATCGGTAACACAACGAGTTCGAACGCTGGCGTCAGTTTTTAATGTTGGTCCACCACCAGAACCACCAAAATCAGTGACATATGCTTGTGTGGATGGATTTCCAAGGACTGGGCTTGAAGACCAAAACGATGCAGAAGCCGTATTGGGAAAATAAAGAGCATTAAAACCTGGAGTTCCAAAATTAAATCGGAAATCTTTTAAAGAAATTAATTCATTCGCATTGGGAAGTCTCCATGTTTTACCAGCAAGTGATAAACTTTGGCAATAATTGATGGCCGCAGACCATTGGAATGCACTATCTGTTCCACCGGAACAAGTGGCCACATTGGGTTGGCCTGCTGTACATTTTTGCCAAAGAAGAGCAGTATCTAAATCCAAAATGGTTCCATCCAATTGGTCGATGAAGCGTTTGATAAACGTATTTCTTGGTGTAGCGACACAACGTAAGTAATGCATATCGGAATAGTTTCCAAATCCAATGGAAGATTGGATATAAGTAGGATAAAATGCTCCCGTACTTGCTGCATTAGATGTATTGGATTTATAATTAAAACTAGCAGTTTGTGGAAAGTAAGTTGAATTGATCGAAGGATTTTCTGTGGTGTGGTCAAATGTAGTTAAGTATTCTTCAATCTCTGGGACACGCCAGTCCGTTCGATCGGCAAATCCTGAACCTGCATTCAAACTTGTGCATTCTGTTTGAGCCCCTGCATACGTAAAAGTTTCTGTTCCAGGAGTACCACAACCAATACCTGTTCTCCCTCGGTGACAACTTGTCCATACAAGACCTGTTACTAAATCAGTTGTGATCTCACCTCCAGAAACAAGAGTTGGTCCCACGAAACTCGTGTTAATTCCTCTTTGGAGTTGGCCATCTTGCCCTGGAATACCAGTACAAGTAGCATCTATATTGCCACCTGCATTATAACACACTGTGATGTTGGTCTTTGGAGGAGTTTTGCCCATCCATGCTGGTTTGTAAACACAACTTGCACTCCCTTTTGGGTTACTTGCTGTGATTGTGAACTGTACTTGGTTTGCCTTCCAACCATTATAAGTGCCTTCGAGTGAGTTCGCGAAAAGAGAAAAAACCACACCCGGAGGGAGGGGGGGATTACTGGAAAAACTAAGTCGATTCCCGTCTGTTTCAAACGATTCAAAAAAATAAATTCCATTTCGTTTGGGAATGAGGGGTGGACATATCAAGTAGGTTGGTGGGTTTACTTTTAATACCACACCACAATGAGGTGACTCATCAAAATTAATATAACGCAAAAGTAAACTGTCTTTGTATTGGTCCGATTTTGGATCACATAAGTTTTCTAAATCGGACTGATTGCAAGAGAAGAAGGAAATCACACAGAGACAAAGTAGAAATAACCAAATTTGGAACTGTGTCATAAAATTAATGCTAAACGGTATTTCTGATAACTTCCCCTTTAGGTCGGAATTTCATCAACAATTTTCTGTCTAAAAGTCTCTATTTGAGATTTTAATTGTTCAATTCGATTTGTATCTGAAGGGATAAACGATGTTAGTTGTAACGTCTTTTCTGCCTTGGGCAGATTGCCAATAATGAGGTACAATTGAACAAGTTGTATTAAATTTGATAAATGACCAGGGTTACGCAAACGGATTCTCTCACCCATATCAATGGCCTTACCAAATTCTTTCGTTTGTTTGTAAGTAAAGGATGCCAAATAAATTAAATCTGTGTCACCAGGGTATTCTTCTAAATAGGTGTTTAATTTTTCTGCTGCTAAGTTGTATTCTTTCATGCGTACGAGGAGGCGTATCAGTGCCCTTTGGATTTCTCTATTTTCTGGGTTGATACGATTTGCCTCTAAAAGACTGGTTTTTGCCTCTTCCAATTGGTCCAACTTGATTTGCGACTTTGCTTTACGCATCAATTCATACGATTCTTTTCGAATGGCTCTTGGAGGTTGGTCCAGATTTTCTTTAAATGTAATCCGCATCAGACTTAAATCGTCAGTCAGTTCTCCCATGGACAGGATGGATTGATAAATTTCTTTTAAGTGGCCATTCCCTCGTTCTACGTGTCGTAAAAATAATTCTTCATCATGGTTGATCTTTCTTGCTGTAGTTTCCGTTACAAACTCGATATCATCCCTTCCGTCAGAACCAAGGATGAGTACATCTCCAGGAATCAATTGTAATGTAGAGATTTCGAGTGATTTTTCGGAAAAGGGAGTTCCTAACTTGCGGAGTTCCGAATTGTTTTTGATAAATTCTGCAGTTCCTTTTCTGTACAATACCGACCATGGATGTTCTGCGTTTAAGTAATACATAAGGCCAGTTTCGTCATCGATGAGGCCCATTACCATGGAAACTAACATAGAGCAGTCGAAGCTCTCAAAAATATGATGAAGTTCTTGGTATGCGTTTTTGATCCATCGTTCTGCATACAATAATTTTACTGACTCAACTGCATTGGACCGTTCCAAGATGGATTGTACCGCAGCTCCAAGTACAAGAACACCACCAGCACCTTGTAACGATTTTCCCATGGCATCAGCATTGAGAAAAAATGTATAATCTTTGCCTCGTAACGTAATGGTGCGCGTGATACAAATATCTCCACCAATTTCATTTTCCCTTCCGTGGAACAAAAAAGTCTTTTTTTGTTTGATCAAAAAATCTGTTTTTACATGAGTACCAATGGTTTTGTTCAAACTGAGAGGTTTGATTAATAGCGAAGTTAAAAAATAATCTCCGTCTTGTTGTTTTTTTAAGGTTTCAACGGTTTCTAAACTGTTTCTTAATTCTGAAGTTTTTGCCTCAACTAATTCTTGTAAGTTTTCTCTGATCCTGCCAACTTCTCTTGTTGCCTTTTCGTAATTTTCTGCAAACAAAATAAATTCTTTGTCTATGGATAAGATGGGAAGAGCACCTCTCCCTCCAGTAGCAAGGCTATTGGCTGATTCATTAATTTGTTCCAATGTTAAATTAATCGATTGGAAAAACATATAAATCAATATAACTGCCTCGACAAATGTCATCCCAATGAAGGCAGTAATTTTGAACAAACTGGCATTCCCAAAGGAAATGAAGACTGAAAGTACACTGAGCGATAATAAGATTAATATTAACAAAAAAACAAATTTGCCCTTTAAACTTAGGATTCCATAGTTTTTATGAATCGAGACATCTCGGTATGCTAAGATTTTTTTGATCTCAACTCTTTTGTTACCAGTAAAATAATCGGAGATGATGTATGAAAAACCTCCGTAAACAAAAACAGCAGAAAGCCAGCCAATGGAAACCAATACTAATTCGTACATTGGATGCTGGCAAATGATATGGGTAATGGAAACAGAAACAAAGACCATTACCGCATAACGAATGGCAGCATACATGTTCTCCTTTGGTAAATGGATAAGTGTATTCAAATTGTTTTCTAATTCTAAAATATCTTTGTGGCGAATTGTGTCGTTGTATCTTAAAAACAGATTTAGTTTTTTTAAGTCGTTACGAAATCCACCATACCCAAGAGGTGTTAGGATTCCAAATTCGATGCTATGTCCGACTGCAGCAAGGAAAGTGGCAAATACAAAAACGTACACAACTTCAGGATGGTTCTCGATGGAAAAATCAGGAATGAGTGCTGATCCAAAAAAATAAGCGTAAAAAGCGCCAAAAAAGGCACCTTGGAGAGAAAAGAATACAATGGCAAAACTGTAAGAAATGAACCTGTGTAAGAATTTGAATAATTGATCAAAGAATCGACTCATTGTGATCCCCAAGGAAGACAAAGTATAAGGTTGTCTCAAACCTAAGTAAACATATTTTTAAAGAATATGAAAAAAAGTTAGATATCTCATTAAAAAAAACTTTCAACAAGATCCATACAAGTTAGGTTTCGCCAATGGAATTAAAAAACAAAAGAATTGTAGTTACGGGTGCAGGATCAGGTATTGGAAAGGAAACCGTCTTGCAGATGTTAAAACATGAAAACGTGAAAATTTTAGCCTGTGACTTGAATGAAAAAAATGTAGTGTCTCATCCCAATGTAGTTCCTTATAAATGTGATGTTTCAAAACCAGAAAATTTAGATAAACTCTTAAAGGATGCTGATAAAAAATTAGGTGGGATTGATATCTTTTTTGCGAATGCAGGTTTTGCTTATTATGAAATCATCCAAGAGGCAAGTTGGGATCGTATCGACCGAATTTTTCGAACCAATGTTTACTCTCCTTTTTATACTTTAATTAGTTTGAACAAACACAGGACTTCTCCTTGTTTATTTGTAGTCACTGCTTCTGCAATGAGTCATTTGCCTCTCCCTGGTTATGCCTTGTATTCGGCTACCAAAGCATCAGTTCGGTCCTTTCTGGATGCGTACCAATGTGAACTAAGGCCTGGAAACCAGACGATGATTGTTTACCCAATTGCCACTAGGACACAATTTTTTGATTCAGCAGGCAAAAAAGTCCCAGTTCCATTCCCAAGCCAAACAGCAGAAACCGTGGCAAAACAAATTGTGAATGGGATTTTGAGAGACAAAAAAGAAGTTTTCCCATCCTTTTTGTTTCGATTCATTCAAATCTTGGATCGATTTTTATTTTTTCCGCTAAAAATATATCAAAAAATAGAGGCGGTAAAATTGAATTCGCATAAATCTTAAGTCTATGGCATAGTGGACACTATGCAGTCTTCCGAGGAAGGATCAATGCCTAATATTTCGACTGAGGTGGGAAACCATCTGAATGTCGAAGTTGATCTTTTGAAAACAATCATGGATGTAAGTTCCACTGCGATTGTTTTACTGAACCCACAAGGGCAGATCCTCTATGCAAACCCTGCATCAGAGGCTGTTCTTGCCATTAAACTCAAAGACATACTTTCTAGAACCTATGATGCACCACAATGGAAGAACACTTCTCTTGATGGTGGTCCATGGCGAGAAGAAGACCAACCTTTCAATATCGTATTAAAAACGAAAAAACCAGTCACAGACATTCGGCATGCGATCGAAGATTCGTTTGGTGTCAAGAAATACTTATCCATTAATGGTTCCCCTGTTTTTGACGAGGTGGGAGAACTCCGATCCCTTGTATTTTTAATTACCGACATTACAGAAAATGTTTTAAAACAAAAAGCTTTAGAAGATAGCGAAGCAAAGTATAGAACTATCACCGAACTTTCGTTAAGTATGGTTTATGATTTGGACATTCAAACGGGTGTGAACCAGTGGGCTGGTGCCATCCAAGAAATTACTGGTTTTACTCCTGAAGAATATAGAGCCATTGGTTATGAAGCTTGGATGGTCCTCATCCATCCTGATGACAAAGAGAAAGCCATTCAATTATTTGATGAGGCGATGGCGAATAAAACAAAGTTTTCCTGTGTGTATCGATACCGAACCAAAGATGGAAAATATGTATATATAGAAGATAATGGAATCTTTTTATATGATATAAATGGTAACGCCTATCGAATGTTTGGTGCGATGATCAACCGAACCGAACAAATTGAAGCAAACTTAGCCCTAAAAGAATCCGAGTCTAGGCTTCTTATGTCTTTGGATGCTGTCAAAATGGGAATTTGGAGTTGGGACATTGACCAACGAAATATTTATTGGTCTCCTCAAACCTATGAGATTTACGGACTTGATCCAGATGGCCCCGCGATCACTGTGGAAAGGTATCTCACTTTAAATGATCTAGATGATTTACAAAAGGTCTCGGCAGAAATCCAACTCTTAAAAGACGATCCTTCCAGATCTGGATACAAAATCCAACAACGAATTTTTCATGCGGATGGATTGGTACATTGGGTAGAGTCTCGTGGAAATTTAATCCGTGATAAAGATGGAAAACCAGTTCGATTGATGGGAACTTTACTCGATGTCACCGAATCTAAATTAGCTGAAGAAGCACTCCGAACTTCCGATGAAAGATTCCGTGCTTTTTACCAATTTTCGACAGAAGCGTTTTTGATCTTTGATGAAAATTCTCTCAGAGCAAAAGATTCTAACTTTGCCTTTCAGAATTTATTTGGATATTCAAGTGATGACACAAAAAATTTAAAAATCCGATCTTTACTCACACCAGACTCTCTCCAAAAAATTAGAGAGAAAATTGCAGACAATTCGAGTGATTCGATTGAGATTCTTTGTAAGAGAAAAAATGGGGAAGTGTTTCCCGCTTTAGTCTCCATCAAACGGTTTAAATACAACCAAACAAATTCAATAGCGTATAGTATTTTTGATTTGAGTCCTCTCAAAGAAGTGGAAGAACTCCGCCAAATCAATTCGGAAATACGGGAAAAAAACAAACTCATTGAGAAACAAAAAATTGAACTGGAGACGGCGTTTGAAAATTTAAAACGTACCCAAGAACAACTTGTACAATCCGAAAAACTGGCAGCACTTGGGCAGTTAATTGCAGGGATTGCACATGAAATTAATAATCCGATTGGTGCCGTAAAAGCATCCAATCAAAATATGATGGATTGGCAAAAACGATATGGGATCGCCTCACAATTGTTTCGAGAAGCAATTCTAAGTGTTCCCAGAGAAGAACAAGTGATTCTCAAAACAATTCTTTCAAACCTTGACCAACCAATCGAATTTTATACAGGAAAAGAAGAAAGGTTACGTAAAAAGAGGAACAAAGAAATTTTGATCCAAAATGGATTTAAAGCAGATGATGCTGATGAATTTGCAGAAGCATGGGTGGAATTAGGGATTGGAGAACTGGAAGACAAATACATACCACTTTTTAGGTCTCATTATCTTAGAGTTTTCCTCGACTATTTAGCACTTGAAATCCAATTCCGTCGGAACACTCGTTCCATCCAATTGGCGGTAGATCGTGTATCTAAGATCATGTATGCATTGAAGAACTTTTCTCATTTTGATTCCATTGGAAAAAAAATAAAAGCATCCATTCAAGAGACAATTGAGACGGTTCTCACAATTTACCAAAACCAATTGAAGAGGGGAATTACCTTAATCAAAAATTACGATGATATTCCACCTATAGATTGTTATCCGGACGATTTATTACATGTCTGGACGAATCTAATTTATAATTCCTTACAAGCTATGTCATTTAAAGGACATTTGATGATCACAATCAAAGATTGTGATACGGAAGTTCTAGTATCCTTACAAGATTCTGGACCAGGGATTGATCCAGGGATCCGTTCCAAAATCTTTGATCCTTTTTTTACAACCAAACCTCCAGGAGAAGGAAGTGGGTTAGGTCTTGATATCGTGAATAAAATTATAAAACGTCACGGTGGTCGGATTGATTTGTCATCCAAACCAGGAGAAACTATATTTTCGATTTATTTACCAAAAGGTTAATCATGATCGATGGCTTGTGTGATGGCTGTAATGAGTTCCTTTTCGTCCCAAGGTTTTTTCAAACAAGTGACAAGGCCAATTTCTTTTTCCAAGGCCGTTACTAATTTTTCATCGGCAAAACCTGTGATGATGACTTTTTCTATGGATGGAAATCGTTTGTGAACTTTGCGTAAAAATTCATCACCATTCATTCCT contains:
- a CDS encoding DUF1566 domain-containing protein, whose translation is MTQFQIWLFLLCLCVISFFSCNQSDLENLCDPKSDQYKDSLLLRYINFDESPHCGVVLKVNPPTYLICPPLIPKRNGIYFFESFETDGNRLSFSSNPPLPPGVVFSLFANSLEGTYNGWKANQVQFTITASNPKGSASCVYKPAWMGKTPPKTNITVCYNAGGNIDATCTGIPGQDGQLQRGINTSFVGPTLVSGGEITTDLVTGLVWTSCHRGRTGIGCGTPGTETFTYAGAQTECTSLNAGSGFADRTDWRVPEIEEYLTTFDHTTENPSINSTYFPQTASFNYKSNTSNAASTGAFYPTYIQSSIGFGNYSDMHYLRCVATPRNTFIKRFIDQLDGTILDLDTALLWQKCTAGQPNVATCSGGTDSAFQWSAAINYCQSLSLAGKTWRLPNANELISLKDFRFNFGTPGFNALYFPNTASASFWSSSPVLGNPSTQAYVTDFGGSGGGPTLKTDASVRTRCVTDY
- a CDS encoding PP2C family protein-serine/threonine phosphatase, giving the protein MSRFFDQLFKFLHRFISYSFAIVFFSLQGAFFGAFYAYFFGSALIPDFSIENHPEVVYVFVFATFLAAVGHSIEFGILTPLGYGGFRNDLKKLNLFLRYNDTIRHKDILELENNLNTLIHLPKENMYAAIRYAVMVFVSVSITHIICQHPMYELVLVSIGWLSAVFVYGGFSYIISDYFTGNKRVEIKKILAYRDVSIHKNYGILSLKGKFVFLLILILLSLSVLSVFISFGNASLFKITAFIGMTFVEAVILIYMFFQSINLTLEQINESANSLATGGRGALPILSIDKEFILFAENYEKATREVGRIRENLQELVEAKTSELRNSLETVETLKKQQDGDYFLTSLLIKPLSLNKTIGTHVKTDFLIKQKKTFLFHGRENEIGGDICITRTITLRGKDYTFFLNADAMGKSLQGAGGVLVLGAAVQSILERSNAVESVKLLYAERWIKNAYQELHHIFESFDCSMLVSMVMGLIDDETGLMYYLNAEHPWSVLYRKGTAEFIKNNSELRKLGTPFSEKSLEISTLQLIPGDVLILGSDGRDDIEFVTETTARKINHDEELFLRHVERGNGHLKEIYQSILSMGELTDDLSLMRITFKENLDQPPRAIRKESYELMRKAKSQIKLDQLEEAKTSLLEANRINPENREIQRALIRLLVRMKEYNLAAEKLNTYLEEYPGDTDLIYLASFTYKQTKEFGKAIDMGERIRLRNPGHLSNLIQLVQLYLIIGNLPKAEKTLQLTSFIPSDTNRIEQLKSQIETFRQKIVDEIPT
- a CDS encoding SDR family NAD(P)-dependent oxidoreductase, with the protein product MELKNKRIVVTGAGSGIGKETVLQMLKHENVKILACDLNEKNVVSHPNVVPYKCDVSKPENLDKLLKDADKKLGGIDIFFANAGFAYYEIIQEASWDRIDRIFRTNVYSPFYTLISLNKHRTSPCLFVVTASAMSHLPLPGYALYSATKASVRSFLDAYQCELRPGNQTMIVYPIATRTQFFDSAGKKVPVPFPSQTAETVAKQIVNGILRDKKEVFPSFLFRFIQILDRFLFFPLKIYQKIEAVKLNSHKS
- a CDS encoding PAS domain S-box protein: MPNISTEVGNHLNVEVDLLKTIMDVSSTAIVLLNPQGQILYANPASEAVLAIKLKDILSRTYDAPQWKNTSLDGGPWREEDQPFNIVLKTKKPVTDIRHAIEDSFGVKKYLSINGSPVFDEVGELRSLVFLITDITENVLKQKALEDSEAKYRTITELSLSMVYDLDIQTGVNQWAGAIQEITGFTPEEYRAIGYEAWMVLIHPDDKEKAIQLFDEAMANKTKFSCVYRYRTKDGKYVYIEDNGIFLYDINGNAYRMFGAMINRTEQIEANLALKESESRLLMSLDAVKMGIWSWDIDQRNIYWSPQTYEIYGLDPDGPAITVERYLTLNDLDDLQKVSAEIQLLKDDPSRSGYKIQQRIFHADGLVHWVESRGNLIRDKDGKPVRLMGTLLDVTESKLAEEALRTSDERFRAFYQFSTEAFLIFDENSLRAKDSNFAFQNLFGYSSDDTKNLKIRSLLTPDSLQKIREKIADNSSDSIEILCKRKNGEVFPALVSIKRFKYNQTNSIAYSIFDLSPLKEVEELRQINSEIREKNKLIEKQKIELETAFENLKRTQEQLVQSEKLAALGQLIAGIAHEINNPIGAVKASNQNMMDWQKRYGIASQLFREAILSVPREEQVILKTILSNLDQPIEFYTGKEERLRKKRNKEILIQNGFKADDADEFAEAWVELGIGELEDKYIPLFRSHYLRVFLDYLALEIQFRRNTRSIQLAVDRVSKIMYALKNFSHFDSIGKKIKASIQETIETVLTIYQNQLKRGITLIKNYDDIPPIDCYPDDLLHVWTNLIYNSLQAMSFKGHLMITIKDCDTEVLVSLQDSGPGIDPGIRSKIFDPFFTTKPPGEGSGLGLDIVNKIIKRHGGRIDLSSKPGETIFSIYLPKG